Below is a genomic region from Thioalkalivibrio sp. XN279.
ATAAGAAATTCCTGCCGATACCAATGTTGGTTTCCTGACGAAAATAGCGAATCCGCGGATCGCTCCGCTCGTAACCCCGCACGATCTCTGCGGTAGCGTCGGTCGAGGCGTTATCGGAGATGATCAGTTCGAAGTCGCCGAATGTCTGGCCTAATAGCGAGTCTAGCGCCTCGTGCAAGTACCTTTCACCATTGAATACGGGTAGGCCAATAGACACCTTCGGAGGCTTGTTAGTTGGGAGACTGTCAATCATGTAGCCTGCTTCGAGTGGCGTTGCGTTTTCTCGCAAAGTTACAGTTTACGAACATTGTCCTAGCCAAATACTTAGGCAAATCTCGCTTGTTGCCCCGGCAGGTGCCGCTTGCGGTTGATCGTGATGACAATTGCTAACATGAGCTCTCCCAGTAAAACAACAGTTCATAAGCAGGGTTTCCATCGGTTTTGACGTTGGTCTACTCATCGAGAGTGCCGTTTTTAAGGCGAACGCGGTTGAAGCTTCGACCGCTGAACGATTTGCTCTCGAACATAGGCCGCAGAAAATGCGGCCGCTGCGAATGCAGCTCCGCCAGAAAACGAAAGTGTCACAACAACCATCAAAGCGCTCTCCGGGCTTGGAAGCAAACCCTTGATCAACATCGCTGCGGCAAGGGCCCCGGCAATAGGCATGACAATATCGTTCACGTACCAACGCCGCTTCTCTCGCACAAGAATTTGTCGATACATGAAGTGGACGCCAACCAGGACATAGCCGGCGTTAAGCGTAACCCAAGCCCAAGCCGCACCTTCAGGTCCATATCTTGCCGTAGCCCATAGAATGGCCGGAACCACCAATAGCACCGCGACGAGGTTTATCCGGACCGCCAGGCTTGTCCAGCCATGCGCGAGCTGCGTCTGGTAGGGGATCCACATCAGCCCATTCAACAGGTTTCCAAGAGCAAGTAGACTCAGCAGAGGAGCCACACGAACTGCGAGTTTCGGATCTTGCGTCCAGAGTCGCAGTATAGGCTCAGCGAACAGGATCAGGATGATCGCTGCACTACCCGCGGTGACCGAGACTAACTGGGCCGCTTGATGATAGGCCTTGACCAACCCGACTTGGTCATCACGGGCATGGAGCTCGCAGAGCCTCGGGTACCAGGCTTGCGCGATGGGCCCGACGAGCATGTAGAGCCCAGCCGCCACCAATGCGGCGACGGTGTAGTAGCCGTACTCGCTGAGAGAAAGCAGCCTGGATAGAAGAATCTTATCGATCTGAGTGAGAAGGAGCGCGAGAAAGGTGACGCCCAGCATACCCCCGGCGAAATGCCGGATACCGCGCAGCGCGTCGAGCGAAAATCGGCCATCGCGCCCCCCGCGTGGCAGCGTTGTGTAGGTCGCCCAAGCGAGCGCGGCAAGGGTTGCGATGGAAATCACGCCTTGCCAGATGAAGAAGGCCTGTATGGTCGGCGAAACCCACGCGAGGACGCCGACTGCCCCGAAGCCGCGCACCGTGGCCATCGCACTGTTGACGACGTTGAAAAGCACCTGCCGCTGCAGTCCCATGATGCTACTGCGGTAAACGTTTTCCACGAGCCGCAACGCTGTGACCAAGCCCATGATTGCAATGGCCTGTGCAACGACCGGGACTGGCAGGGATTCAACGCGGAGCCACGCGCTTGCGATCCGCTCCGCCGCAAGGAACGTGGCAGCGGAAATCGCAATAGCTACGCCAATTGCGATGATCTCCACACTACGCAAGACGTCGCGAATTGACTCGCCGGTATGCGCCCCGCCGGTAAACCGGGCCATTTCTCGGTTGAGCGTCGGGGTCAAGCCCAAGTCCAGCAGGCTCAACCACGCCACCAGAATGGCAAACAGCCCGATCAGGCCAAATGCC
It encodes:
- a CDS encoding lipopolysaccharide biosynthesis protein, which gives rise to MLKRNLIANYVGQGWAALMGVAFIPLYIKFLGIEAFGLIGLFAILVAWLSLLDLGLTPTLNREMARFTGGAHTGESIRDVLRSVEIIAIGVAIAISAATFLAAERIASAWLRVESLPVPVVAQAIAIMGLVTALRLVENVYRSSIMGLQRQVLFNVVNSAMATVRGFGAVGVLAWVSPTIQAFFIWQGVISIATLAALAWATYTTLPRGGRDGRFSLDALRGIRHFAGGMLGVTFLALLLTQIDKILLSRLLSLSEYGYYTVAALVAAGLYMLVGPIAQAWYPRLCELHARDDQVGLVKAYHQAAQLVSVTAGSAAIILILFAEPILRLWTQDPKLAVRVAPLLSLLALGNLLNGLMWIPYQTQLAHGWTSLAVRINLVAVLLVVPAILWATARYGPEGAAWAWVTLNAGYVLVGVHFMYRQILVREKRRWYVNDIVMPIAGALAAAMLIKGLLPSPESALMVVVTLSFSGGAAFAAAAFSAAYVREQIVQRSKLQPRSP